TTTCTCCATTTACATGAATACCGACGAGGAGCGTTTTAAACATTTTTTAAGAAGCATTTTGAGCAAGTCCCGTGTGCTTTGGGCTGCCAGAGGCGGCTATGGTTCGCAAGCTGTTTTGAGAAAATTTTCTAAGCACCCTATTCATAAAGATCGCCAAGCAGCTCGAAAGTTTCTAATTGGATCCAGTGATCTGACGGCCGCTGGATTATTTATGGCGCACCACCACGATTGGATTTTTCTTCATGGGCCGATGTTAATGCATAATGAGGATCTTCATAGTTTGCGCTTCAAATTGACGGGATCAAAAGTAAATCAGAAGGCCTCCTTAAAACCAGTGATCAAGCTTCTTAAGAAGCAGAGTGTTGATACGCTCACTTACACACTTACGCCTATAAATGCCGCTGCTAAGAAAAGCAAACGATCAAACAACATCCAAGGTCCAATTCTTGGGGGTAATTTGAGTGTCATCCAGAGAAATATTGGGGGGATTTTAAAGATATCTCTTTTGATAATGTCATTCTATTTTTAGAAGATGTTAATGAACCAGCCATTGTGCTGAGGGAAAAGCTAGAAGGGCTATTCGATACAGGGCGGTTTAATAAAGTGAAAGCCATTATTTTTGGTGATTTGTCACTTAAGGGTGGTAATAAGAAAGTGGATCAAAAAACATTCTATAAGCTGATTGGCAAGTATGTGCGTGAATATATAGGACAGGATATTCCCATATATGAGCAGTCCAGGTTTGGCCATGGGCCTTATAATGATTTGCTTCCAATGAACGTACCCAGTGAGATTGTACACCAAGGCGATCACACCTTGTTACAAATCAGCCTTGACCCAATCAATCGCTTTTTATCTTAACTAAATGGTTGAAAAGAAAAAGGCCAGCCCGTGGCTAATACTTTTTATATCGTAGCTACCTACGGATGATTTCAAGGTCAAAGAGGGCAGCGATACTAATGAGATGCTCCACAATTTCACTTTGAATATCTTCATACTCTCCCCAATTCGTTGTTTTGGTGAAGGCATAAATTTGTAGAGGCAAATAGCCATAACTATTAGAATCAAGGAGGCGCGCTAGTATTGTAAAGCTTTCGCTGTGGATACGATCATCATTGCGCAGGTAGTTGAGAGCGTAGTGTCTAAAAGCCCCTAAATTTGTGTGCTTTTGGGGATCTTTAGAGGCCCTTTCTATGAATTGACTGAGCTCTGGGAACTCACTAAACTGCGTCAGTTTCTCTGGAGTGAGTGGAACAACTTTTTGAGTGTCGATTAAAAGTGTTGGTGTAAACCTGCGACCACCAGCTTCTTCCATACCAGCCCAGTTTTTTATAACATTATTGACAATTTTTGTTGGGGGAACGGTTGAAATGGTTTTGTCAAAGTTCTCAATTTTAATAATACTCAAAGAGATATCGGTAACTGTCCCACTGATGTTTTCACTGGGTATTTCTATCCAATCGCCGACTTTAAGAATGTTCAGAGACGAAATTTGGAAGTTAGCTGCAAAAGAGAGAATGGCATCTTTAAAAACCAACATGGTAATACCACTCGCAAAACCAAGGCCTGCTAGAAGAGCGCCAGGAGATTTTCCTGCTAATGTTGAAACAGCCAGTATCGCCAGGATTCCATAGATGATGATTTTAATCGTTTGAGTGTAAGTGCTGATCGGCCAGCGGCTGCTGATTGGCTTGGTATTATATATCTTCTCTCCAACATGAATGAAGGTGTTGATTAAAACTGCTACTTTGAAATACAAATAAACCCAAAGAATTTTACTAAAAATAAGCCAAACATTTTTAAAATAAGGGTTGTCCGATTGATCCAGAGCGGCCGGACCAAAAGTAAAAAGAACCAGGACCGGGATTAATGAAAATATTTTTCGAACCGCTTGATAACGGATGATGAAGCGCATTGAAAGAGTATTATGTCTCTCGAGGAATTTATTAATTCGTGTCACGAAAAGAAAAGCCATGACCTTATGAGCTGCGTAGGCGGTACATAACAATATCAGCAAGCACAAAACCGTTGCGAGAGAAGAGGAAAGCACTTGAGAAAGACCAAGATCGCCTAGATAATGGGTGAATAAACTATACATATTTTGTGCCCTAAAATTTGAATTTATTATCAGGTCCTATCTCTACCATGTCAAGAACGCCGTAGTAGAAGCTTTTTATGTTTCAACTGGAACAAGTGATTGGGCGTAGGCTTTGGCATCAAAGGTATTTAAATCTTCCAGTTTCTCCCCAATGCCAATGGCATGAATGGGGAGATCTGTTTGGCTGGCAATTTGTACAAGAATGCCTCCCTTAGCTGTGCCATCTAGCTTGGTCATGATTAAGCCAGTGAGCGGGATGGATTTTTGGAATTGAATGACTTGCTGGAGGGCGTTTTGACCGGTTGTGCCATCGAGCACCAGAAGGGCGTGATGAGGCAACGCTGGATCCAGCTTTTTCAAGACCCGGCAAATTTTTTCTAGTTCCGCCATTAGGGATGTATTGTTTTGAAGTCTGCCTGCTGTATCAATGATGAGGATATCAACGTCTTTTGCACATGCTTGTTGATAAGCTTCATAAACAACGCCCGCAGCATCAGCGCCGTGGCTTTTCTTATATAAGGGGATGGATAAACGATTCGCCCATGTTTCGAGCTGGTCAACAGCGGCGGCTCTAAACGTATCGGCTGCGGCAATCAGGATCTTTTTTCCTTCTTGTTGCCAGCCATGACACAATTTTGCAATGGAGGTTGTTTTACCACTGCCATTGACACCTGCCATCAAAACAACTTGAGGTGTCGATGAAAAGTCGAGTGTTAAGGGCGCTGCACGCGGTGAAACAATCTTTTCAATTTCGGCTGCTAAAAATTCTTGGATTTCTTGATGTGTTACATCTTTGCCAAATCTCGTTTTGCGCAATTTAAGACTGAGTTCTTGTGTGGTGGCAACCCCCATGTCACTTTCAATTAAGAGGTCTTCAAAGGCTTCTAGTGTATCGTCATCTAGCTTCTTTTTCGTGAAAATCTGACTGATATTGTCTGTTAACTTAGAAGATGATTTTTTAAAAGCGGTGTTGAGTTTTTTGAACCAATTCATTTAACGAGCCTTATTGGAGTTAAAGAGGTTTTGCGTAAAGGCATTTGTCATCTGCAGACTCTATCATGACGCTGATTAACTGGCCAGAAGAACTGGGCGCGGTTAATTGAATGGGCATAAAGTTCTCGGCCCTAGCTTTATTGGCTGATTCTGTGAGGGCTATCATTTTTTTACCAACTTGTTTTGCAAAGTTCTTGGATTGATTGGTGGCGGCTGCCGTGCGCAAGAGCTTAGCTCTTTCTTTAACAGTTGCCCGATCAACTTGCGGCATACGTGCAGCCGGTGTGCCTGGGCGTGGGGAGTAGGGAAAAATATGACAAAAAGTCAGGTCGCAATCGGATATAATGTTTAGCGTGTTTTGAAACATCTCTTCAGATTCCGTTGGAAAACCGGCAATGATATCGGCGCCAAAAACCACATCTGGCCGGGCTTGACGGGCGCGTTGACAAAAACTGAGAAGATCATGGCGGAGGTGACGTCGTTTCATCCGCTTTAAAATCAGATCGTCGCCGGCTTGAAGGCTGATGTGCAAATGGGGCATGAGACGGTTCTCCGTTGCTAAAAGCTGAAAAACATCATTATCAATTTCAACGGGATCCACCGAAGACAGGCGCAGACGAGGTAGGTCAGGGATGTGGGCCAAAAGGCGACGCATCATTTGCCCAAGAGTTGGTTTTCCAGGCAAGTCCTGGCCATAAGACGTGATATCAACCCCG
The sequence above is a segment of the Alphaproteobacteria bacterium genome. Coding sequences within it:
- a CDS encoding tRNA (N(6)-L-threonylcarbamoyladenosine(37)-C(2))-methylthiotransferase MtaB; the encoded protein is MPKAPEIVTFGCRLNTFESSMMQSHAQSADLTDTIIINTCAVTAEAERQAKQTIRKLKRDQPHKKIIVTGCSAQIQPKTYADMPEVSHVLGNQEKLKAETFKDLQANKMPRMHVSDIMQAMEAEIDIVPQIEGQSRVYLEVQNGFDHRCTFCTIPYGRGNSRSVPMGHLFKQVKTYVDNGFNEIVLTGVDITSYGQDLPGKPTLGQMMRRLLAHIPDLPRLRLSSVDPVEIDNDVFQLLATENRLMPHLHISLQAGDDLILKRMKRRHLRHDLLSFCQRARQARPDVVFGADIIAGFPTESEEMFQNTLNIISDCDLTFCHIFPYSPRPGTPAARMPQVDRATVKERAKLLRTAAATNQSKNFAKQVGKKMIALTESANKARAENFMPIQLTAPSSSGQLISVMIESADDKCLYAKPL
- a CDS encoding signal recognition particle-docking protein FtsY, which encodes MNWFKKLNTAFKKSSSKLTDNISQIFTKKKLDDDTLEAFEDLLIESDMGVATTQELSLKLRKTRFGKDVTHQEIQEFLAAEIEKIVSPRAAPLTLDFSSTPQVVLMAGVNGSGKTTSIAKLCHGWQQEGKKILIAAADTFRAAAVDQLETWANRLSIPLYKKSHGADAAGVVYEAYQQACAKDVDILIIDTAGRLQNNTSLMAELEKICRVLKKLDPALPHHALLVLDGTTGQNALQQVIQFQKSIPLTGLIMTKLDGTAKGGILVQIASQTDLPIHAIGIGEKLEDLNTFDAKAYAQSLVPVET